In Oryza brachyantha chromosome 2, ObraRS2, whole genome shotgun sequence, a single window of DNA contains:
- the LOC102701241 gene encoding uncharacterized protein LOC102701241: MADRSALLLVVAVVLCTAGGMTLAITDGLLPNGNFERGPAASQLRGTQVLGAAAIPSWETSGFVEYIPSGKKQGDMVLVVPEGSYAVRLGNEASIRQRLAGAARGARYALTFSAARTCAQAEKLNVSASGQSAVLPMQTMYSSNGWDSYAWAWVADADVVDVVIHNPGVTEDPACGPLIDSVAIRTLNPPRRTNKNLVKNGDFEEGPYIIPGTRWGVLIPSMVVDDHSPLPGWMVESLKAVKYIDSDHFAVPRGRRAVELLAGRESAIAQVIRTVPGRQYALSFTVGDASNGCKGSLMVEAYAGRESTKVAYESAGRGGAARRAVLPFRAASARTRVVFFSSFYSTRSDDMSSLCGPVLDDVAVVSVRARPAAKRG, translated from the exons ATGGCGGACAGGTCGGCGTTGCTGCTGGTGGTAGCGGTGGTGCTCTGCACGGCCGGTGGAATGACGCTCGCCATCACTGACG GGCTGCTGCCGAACGGAAACTTCGAGCgcgggccggcggcgtcgcagCTGCGGGGGACGCAGGTgctgggcgcggcggcgatccCGTCGTGGGAGACGTCGGGGTTCGTGGAGTACATCCCGTCGGGGAAGAAGCAGGGGGACATGGTGCTGGTGGTGCCGGAGGGGAGCTACGCGGTGCGCCTGGGGAACGAGGCGTCGATCCGGCagcggctcgccggcgccgcccgcggcgCGCGGTACGCGCTGACGTTCAGCGCGGCGCGGACGTGCGCGCAGGCGGAGAAGCTGAACGTGTCGGCGTCGGGGCAGTCGGCGGTGCTCCCCATGCAGACCATGTACAGCAGCAACGGGTGGGACTCGTACGCCTGGGCGTgggtcgccgacgccgacgtggTCGACGTCGTCATCCACAACCCCGGCGTCACCGAGGACCCCGCCTGCGGCCCCCTCATCGACTCCGTCGCCATCCGCACCCTCAACCCACCTCGCCGCACCAACA AGAACCTGGTGAAGAACGGGGACTTCGAGGAGGGCCCGTACATCATCCCGGGGACGAGGTGGGGCGTGCTGATCCCGTCCATGGTGGTGGACGACCACTCGCCGCTGCCGGGGTGGATGGTGGAGTCGCTCAAGGCGGTGAAGTACATCGACAGCGACCACTTCGCGGTGCCGCGGGGGCGGCGCGCCGTCGAGCTGCTGGCGGGGCGGGAGTCCGCGATCGCGCAGGTGATCCGCACGGTCCCCGGGAGACAGTACGCGCTGTCGTTCACCGTCGGCGACGCCAGCAACGGCTGCAAGGGGTCGCTGATGGTGGAGGCGTACGCCGGGAGGGAGTCGACCAAGGTGGCGTACGAGtcggccggccgcggcggcgccgccaggCGCGCCGTGCTGCCGTTccgcgccgcgtcggcgcGCACCCGCGTCGTGTTCTTCAGCTCGTTCTACAGCACCAGGAGCGACGACATGAGCTCGCTCTGCGGGCCGGTGCtcgacgacgtcgccgtcgtcagcgtgcgcgcgcggccggcggcgaagcgcGGCTAG
- the LOC102713795 gene encoding 50S ribosomal protein L19, chloroplastic-like yields the protein MQSLLRRVCLAGSGGSAAALLDRAASGAAQSGANLLPIRHLSSCSWTRPFGNSINSGASVHSNGFCMNTLSTRGFSAVGNAEVSLEEESSNSPAVEHPLRIKFKRPDKTARHIMNILNKEAVDKVRGEREIPDVQPGCIIQMRLQVPENKRRESTLKGIVIGRRNAGINTTFRLRRLVAGVGVESVFPLYSPNIKEIKILDRKKVRRAKLYYLRDRMNALKK from the exons ATGCAGTCTTTGCTGCGGCGTGTCTGTCTCGCCGGAAGCGGTGGATCTGCGGCGGCGCTCTTGGATCGTGCAGCTTCTGGAGCTGCGCAGTCCGGTGCTAACCTGCTGCCCATCAGGCACCTGAGTTCTTGCAGCTGGACTCGTCCGTTTGGG AATTCAATCAATTCCGGTGCTAGTGTTCACAGCAATGGGTTCTGCATGAATACCTTGTCAACGAGGGGTTTCTCGGCGGTTGGAAATGCTGAGGTTTCTCTCGAGGAGGAAAGTTCTAACTCTCCTGCAGTTGAGCATCCTCTGCGGATTAAGTTCAAGAGGCCTGACAAGACCGCTAGACACATTATGAAC ATCTTAAACAAGGAGGCAGTTGACAAGGTCCGAGGGGAAAGAGAGATTCCTGATGTGCAGCCTGGATGTATTATTCAAATGAGATTG CAAGTTCCTGAGAACAAGCGGCGTGAGTCTACATTGAAAGGCATTGTCATAGGAAGACGCAATGCTGGGATCAATACAACTTTCAGACTGCGTAGATTAGTAGCAGGTGTGGGAGTCGAGTCTGTATTTCCGCT TTACTCTCCAAACATCAAGGAAATCAAGATCTTGGACAGGAAGAAAGTCAGGAGAGCGAAGTTGTATTACCTGCGTGACAGGATGAATGCACTTAAGAAATGA